A portion of the Bacillus sp. es.034 genome contains these proteins:
- a CDS encoding FAD-binding oxidoreductase, whose product MELHNGQLFWPTTLKNRKEDFDRKYDAVIIGGGMSGALCAYSLVQEGLNVAIIEKRTLAAGSSSANTGLLQFSNDVMLHDLMDQIGEEKAVRFYSLCLEAVENLEQVAMNLPVSPDFIRRKSIYYASTSRHVPKLKKEYKTLNEHGFPVEYWSRKEMKDRLPFSKAGALITHGDAEVNPYKFVNGIFDYLKEGKQTTIFENLEATSIEEHSTGVNVHTPDGIIQATHLIHATGYETPPLNKKVGSDINRSYAIATEPIEDLSQWDDRALIWETKRPYLYMRTTVDNRIIAGGLDEDPAEAPQNEKKIEKRGKRIEKEVQKLFPDLKIKMDYAWGASFGESLDNIPYIGKHPEKDRIYYLLGYGGNGTVYSMLGANILRDLILDRPNPDAEIVKLDR is encoded by the coding sequence ATGGAATTACACAATGGTCAATTGTTTTGGCCAACGACATTAAAAAATAGAAAAGAAGATTTTGATAGAAAGTATGATGCAGTCATCATTGGGGGCGGGATGTCCGGGGCATTATGCGCCTATTCACTCGTCCAGGAAGGATTGAATGTCGCCATCATTGAAAAACGGACGCTTGCTGCCGGCAGTTCATCCGCCAATACAGGGCTGCTTCAATTTTCCAATGACGTCATGCTTCATGATTTGATGGATCAGATCGGAGAAGAAAAGGCGGTTCGCTTTTATTCCTTATGTTTGGAAGCAGTGGAGAATCTTGAACAGGTAGCGATGAACTTACCGGTTTCTCCTGATTTCATCCGCAGGAAAAGCATTTACTATGCAAGCACATCCCGACATGTTCCAAAGTTAAAGAAAGAATATAAAACCTTGAATGAGCACGGCTTCCCTGTGGAATATTGGTCTCGTAAAGAAATGAAAGACCGCTTGCCGTTTTCAAAGGCCGGCGCATTGATCACTCATGGTGACGCAGAAGTGAATCCATACAAATTCGTGAATGGGATATTTGATTATTTAAAAGAAGGAAAGCAAACAACGATTTTTGAAAATCTCGAAGCAACAAGCATAGAAGAACATTCTACAGGTGTAAATGTCCATACTCCTGACGGGATCATTCAAGCAACGCACCTGATCCATGCAACAGGCTATGAAACGCCACCCTTGAATAAGAAAGTCGGCTCAGACATCAACAGATCTTATGCCATTGCGACAGAACCGATTGAAGATTTATCTCAATGGGATGACAGAGCGCTCATCTGGGAGACAAAGCGGCCTTATTTATATATGCGCACCACGGTAGACAATCGCATCATTGCCGGCGGATTGGACGAAGACCCTGCTGAAGCGCCTCAAAATGAGAAGAAAATCGAAAAACGCGGAAAGCGGATTGAAAAAGAAGTACAGAAACTGTTTCCCGACCTGAAGATCAAGATGGACTATGCATGGGGGGCAAGCTTCGGGGAGTCCCTGGACAACATTCCTTACATCGGAAAACATCCTGAAAAAGACAGGATTTATTATCTGCTCGGTTATGGCGGAAACGGCACCGTATACAGCATGCTTGGAGCCAACATCCTGCGGGACCTTATCCTCGACCGTCCCAACCCGGATGCAGAAATCGTGAAATTGGACAGATGA
- a CDS encoding DUF1540 domain-containing protein produces the protein MAQDVLCEVSNCRYNSEGKKCSADQIFVVSHKGNKAHNSEETDCKTFEPGM, from the coding sequence ATGGCACAAGACGTACTATGTGAAGTAAGCAACTGCAGGTACAACAGTGAAGGAAAGAAGTGTTCTGCAGACCAGATATTCGTTGTCAGTCACAAAGGGAACAAAGCGCATAACAGCGAAGAAACGGACTGCAAAACATTCGAACCGGGTATGTAA
- a CDS encoding LLM class flavin-dependent oxidoreductase codes for MKLSVLDQSVIVRGGDAGTAFRNTVELAQFTEELGYTRIWVAEHHNTNGLAGSAPQVLIAHIASMTNTIRVGSGGVLLPQYSPYKIAEDFKVLETLFPERIDLGIGRSPGGSYETRMALTDGLKKSMNEFPGQVEALQNYLHLSPEQSVKAYPDATSPPLPWILGITHRGARVAAEKGTAFTFGHFINPVNGKRAMDYYQSHFQPSASLARPLSNVCIFVVCAPTEEEAEEMALTQDLWLLAVEKGIDTVIPSIEEAKARVLTPEEKERVKENRKRAIVGTPKKVKEELQMLSEVYQTDEFMIITNVSQFKDKVRSYELIAGAIL; via the coding sequence ATGAAGTTGAGTGTATTGGATCAGTCTGTGATTGTGAGGGGAGGGGACGCAGGTACTGCGTTTCGGAATACAGTGGAGCTTGCACAGTTTACAGAGGAGTTAGGGTACACGCGAATCTGGGTGGCAGAACATCATAATACGAATGGTCTTGCAGGTTCCGCTCCCCAGGTACTGATTGCACATATTGCGTCCATGACAAATACGATCCGAGTAGGATCTGGTGGTGTCCTCCTTCCACAATACAGCCCGTACAAAATTGCGGAGGACTTCAAGGTATTGGAAACCCTGTTTCCCGAACGCATCGATCTTGGAATCGGCCGTTCCCCAGGGGGATCATATGAAACACGGATGGCTCTGACGGATGGGTTGAAGAAGAGTATGAATGAGTTTCCGGGGCAGGTGGAGGCACTTCAGAATTACTTGCATCTCTCACCTGAACAATCCGTGAAGGCTTATCCTGACGCAACCTCTCCTCCCCTTCCATGGATATTGGGCATCACACACCGTGGTGCCCGGGTGGCAGCTGAAAAAGGCACGGCTTTTACCTTTGGTCACTTCATCAATCCCGTCAATGGAAAACGGGCGATGGATTATTATCAATCCCACTTTCAGCCTTCAGCCTCATTAGCCCGACCATTGAGCAATGTGTGTATCTTTGTCGTGTGCGCTCCGACCGAGGAGGAAGCAGAAGAAATGGCTCTCACCCAAGACTTATGGTTATTGGCTGTAGAGAAAGGGATTGATACCGTAATTCCTTCCATCGAAGAAGCGAAGGCAAGAGTGCTGACACCGGAGGAAAAAGAAAGAGTGAAGGAAAACAGAAAAAGAGCGATAGTCGGAACCCCAAAAAAGGTGAAGGAAGAACTTCAGATGCTAAGTGAAGTGTATCAAACCGATGAATTTATGATCATCACCAACGTGTCGCAATTCAAAGACAAAGTAAGGTCTTATGAGTTGATCGCTGGGGCAATACTCTAA
- a CDS encoding VOC family protein, with protein MNFHKEPHTFVGEVSLIVQDLKRSLSFYKDVIGFKVLEESDKRASLTVDGTHSLLSIEELEETFPKEPRTTGLYHFALLLPSREDLDKVLAHLIKLNIQLGSSDHLVSEALYLSDPDGNGIEIYRDRPASEWTWHGDQVEMTVDPIDARGILAEAEGEAWNGLPAATVMGHIHLHVSDLKSTEEFYGKGLGFNVVSRFGNQALFISTGGYHHHIGLNTWNGVGAPAPSENSAGLNWYTLHFPNEEKRKSIIHSLESIGATIKEHDGKILTVDPSGNRIYLSL; from the coding sequence ATGAACTTTCATAAAGAACCCCATACATTTGTTGGGGAAGTGAGCCTAATTGTACAAGATTTAAAACGATCTCTTTCTTTTTATAAGGATGTGATCGGGTTTAAAGTGCTGGAAGAATCAGATAAACGGGCTTCTTTAACGGTGGACGGTACTCATTCTCTGTTATCCATTGAAGAGCTTGAAGAAACATTTCCTAAAGAGCCGCGGACGACAGGGCTATATCATTTTGCTTTATTGCTGCCAAGTAGAGAAGATCTTGATAAGGTGCTGGCCCATCTTATCAAGCTGAATATACAGCTTGGTTCTTCGGATCACCTTGTGAGTGAAGCGTTATATTTATCCGATCCTGATGGAAATGGAATCGAGATTTACAGGGACCGTCCAGCATCCGAATGGACGTGGCATGGTGACCAAGTCGAGATGACCGTTGATCCCATCGATGCACGGGGGATATTAGCCGAGGCAGAAGGGGAAGCGTGGAACGGACTTCCAGCCGCTACAGTGATGGGGCACATCCATCTCCACGTGTCGGATTTGAAGTCAACGGAAGAGTTCTACGGGAAAGGTCTTGGCTTTAACGTGGTGAGCCGTTTCGGGAATCAGGCACTCTTCATTTCGACTGGAGGATACCATCATCACATAGGATTGAATACGTGGAATGGTGTAGGCGCACCGGCTCCTTCCGAAAACAGTGCAGGCCTCAACTGGTATACCCTCCACTTCCCGAATGAAGAAAAGCGAAAGAGCATCATTCATAGTCTCGAGTCCATCGGAGCCACAATCAAGGAACATGACGGTAAAATCCTCACCGTGGATCCATCCGGCAACCGCATCTATTTAAGCTTGTAA
- a CDS encoding MBL fold metallo-hydrolase, with protein sequence MTIILILLFTILLTAFLIVKYYPAFGKKPAGERVHSSPQYSQGSFQNQTPTSLETNFSSSVSMIRDLVKRDANRKPDVDLPRVAFPSFSHPRPGANVTWFGHSASMLEMDGKRLLLDPMFGSAPSPFPWIGGKRYSRELPFQLDELPSIDAVIFSHDHYDHLDYGTIRKLRNKVTQFFVPLGVGSHLERWGIHSDHIVELDWWEEKEWAGLTFACTPARHFSGRSLNDRNASLWCSWCISGASSNIFFSGDSGYSPHFKKIGELYGPFDLTMMECGQYDLRWAPIHMLPEETVQAHLDVKGKWLLPIHWGAFTLSFHEWTDPIERVTKSGSERNVPIVTPKIGETFLVDGDSFPSSKWWE encoded by the coding sequence ATGACCATTATACTTATATTGCTATTCACTATCCTATTGACCGCCTTTCTGATTGTAAAATACTACCCCGCATTTGGTAAAAAACCTGCTGGTGAACGGGTTCATTCATCTCCTCAGTACTCACAGGGATCCTTTCAAAACCAGACGCCGACTTCTTTGGAAACGAACTTTTCTTCATCCGTTTCCATGATCCGCGATCTCGTAAAGCGAGATGCTAACCGCAAACCTGATGTCGATCTTCCAAGAGTCGCTTTCCCATCTTTTTCCCACCCCCGTCCTGGGGCCAATGTTACGTGGTTCGGACACTCTGCTTCGATGCTTGAAATGGACGGGAAGAGACTGCTTCTTGACCCCATGTTTGGCAGTGCCCCCTCCCCATTTCCGTGGATTGGGGGAAAAAGGTACAGCAGGGAGCTTCCCTTTCAACTCGATGAACTGCCTTCCATCGATGCTGTGATTTTTTCCCATGATCATTATGATCATCTTGATTACGGAACGATTCGAAAGCTCCGCAACAAAGTGACGCAGTTCTTCGTTCCCCTTGGGGTGGGTAGCCATTTGGAGCGTTGGGGAATCCATTCTGATCACATAGTGGAGCTTGATTGGTGGGAGGAAAAGGAATGGGCCGGCCTTACATTCGCATGTACTCCTGCCCGGCACTTCTCCGGAAGAAGCCTGAATGACCGGAACGCTTCGTTATGGTGTTCCTGGTGTATCAGCGGGGCATCTTCCAATATCTTTTTCAGTGGGGATAGTGGGTATAGTCCTCATTTCAAAAAGATTGGCGAGCTGTACGGTCCTTTCGATTTGACCATGATGGAATGCGGACAGTATGACCTCAGATGGGCACCCATTCATATGCTCCCTGAAGAGACCGTCCAAGCCCATCTTGATGTGAAAGGGAAATGGCTGTTGCCCATTCATTGGGGGGCTTTCACGTTATCTTTCCATGAATGGACAGATCCGATTGAACGCGTCACAAAAAGCGGAAGTGAACGAAATGTTCCCATTGTAACGCCTAAAATCGGGGAAACCTTTCTTGTGGACGGAGATTCCTTCCCCTCTTCAAAATGGTGGGAATGA
- the msrA gene encoding peptide-methionine (S)-S-oxide reductase MsrA, translated as MKKILIGIGLILIVALGAFFGPKLYASLTQKSLGSEAVKSESIDEDHELATFAGGCFWCMEPPFEKLDGVYSVISGYTGGEEKNPTYDEVSSEQTGHVEAVQIEYDPDVITYEQLLKVFWRQIDPTDAGGQFVDRGPQYVSGIFYHSEEQMKAAQKSKKELEASGRFDGEIVTEIQPAKTFYKAEDYHQDYYKKNKLSYKFYRSNSGRDDFLDEAWGDDRHIELETHSLYPSYTDDELKEKLTDIQYKVTQEDATEEAYKNEYWDNKDEGIYVDVVSGEPLFSSKDKYKSGTGWPSFTKPLVEDNIVEVEDRSWFTVRTEVRSKHADSHLGHVFDDGPNPTGLRYCMNSAALRFVPKNELEEEGYGEFVSQF; from the coding sequence ATGAAAAAGATATTGATTGGAATCGGGCTCATACTCATAGTAGCTCTTGGGGCATTTTTCGGGCCGAAATTGTATGCAAGCCTGACCCAGAAATCGTTGGGCAGTGAAGCGGTGAAATCCGAGTCGATCGATGAAGACCATGAACTTGCCACCTTTGCGGGTGGGTGCTTCTGGTGCATGGAACCGCCCTTTGAAAAACTGGACGGCGTATACTCGGTCATTTCAGGATATACGGGCGGCGAAGAAAAAAATCCGACCTATGATGAAGTATCCTCCGAACAGACGGGACATGTGGAAGCGGTTCAAATTGAATACGATCCTGACGTCATCACCTATGAGCAATTACTGAAAGTCTTCTGGAGGCAGATCGATCCGACGGATGCCGGTGGACAATTCGTCGACCGTGGACCCCAGTACGTGAGCGGGATTTTTTATCATAGTGAAGAACAGATGAAGGCAGCTCAGAAATCAAAAAAGGAATTGGAAGCTTCAGGGCGTTTTGATGGAGAAATTGTAACGGAGATCCAGCCGGCCAAAACCTTTTACAAAGCCGAAGATTATCATCAGGATTATTATAAGAAAAATAAACTAAGCTATAAATTTTATAGAAGTAATTCTGGCAGGGATGATTTTCTGGATGAAGCATGGGGAGATGACCGCCATATCGAACTCGAGACCCATTCTCTTTATCCGTCTTATACGGATGATGAATTAAAAGAAAAATTGACGGATATCCAATACAAAGTCACTCAGGAAGATGCCACGGAGGAAGCGTACAAGAATGAATATTGGGACAACAAGGATGAAGGCATCTATGTAGACGTCGTCTCGGGTGAGCCTCTATTCAGCTCGAAGGATAAATACAAAAGTGGAACAGGGTGGCCGAGTTTCACAAAGCCCCTCGTGGAAGATAATATAGTGGAAGTGGAGGACCGGTCGTGGTTCACGGTACGGACGGAAGTCAGGAGTAAACACGCGGATTCCCACCTTGGTCATGTATTTGACGATGGCCCAAATCCTACAGGACTACGGTATTGCATGAATTCAGCGGCTCTCCGATTTGTGCCGAAGAATGAGTTGGAGGAAGAGGGGTACGGTGAGTTTGTGTCTCAGTTTTAG
- a CDS encoding helix-turn-helix domain-containing protein: protein MNQSEICPRFEKAIGILSQRWTALIIYQLLSGPQRNCTIKDAIGISGRLLSERLKDLEQEGIVTRTVYPETPVRIEYSLTKKGYSLEPLMKNIEKWSQEWIEKE, encoded by the coding sequence ATGAACCAATCTGAAATATGTCCAAGATTTGAAAAAGCAATTGGCATCTTAAGTCAGCGATGGACCGCACTCATCATTTATCAACTATTGTCAGGCCCCCAACGGAACTGCACCATCAAAGACGCTATAGGCATCAGCGGCAGACTTCTATCCGAGCGTTTAAAGGATCTTGAACAAGAAGGAATCGTTACACGGACCGTCTATCCCGAAACACCCGTGCGGATTGAATATTCATTAACAAAGAAAGGGTATTCGTTAGAACCCTTAATGAAGAACATAGAAAAATGGTCCCAGGAATGGATTGAAAAGGAATAA
- a CDS encoding spore coat protein, with amino-acid sequence MNNFQAGHETFADYSDYRRPIGRVGFGRPGFGGFGRPGFGYGGFGRPGFGFGFSPFVGGLAGGLLGAALLSPGYGYGYGYGYPPPYYGYSPYSYY; translated from the coding sequence ATGAATAATTTTCAAGCAGGCCATGAAACGTTTGCAGACTATAGTGATTACCGCCGACCAATCGGACGGGTAGGCTTCGGAAGACCGGGATTTGGAGGGTTCGGGAGACCAGGGTTCGGTTATGGCGGATTCGGAAGACCAGGATTTGGATTCGGCTTCAGTCCGTTTGTGGGAGGACTTGCCGGTGGATTATTAGGAGCAGCATTATTGAGTCCGGGTTATGGGTATGGTTACGGGTATGGATATCCGCCGCCTTATTATGGTTATTCACCATATTCTTATTACTAA
- a CDS encoding MarR family transcriptional regulator: MKDPLLLENQICFKIYTAEREITKLYRSLLEEIGVTYPQYLALLVLWEEETISVKELGRKLFLDSGTLTPMLKRMEANGLVERKRSSEDERSVIISLTNKGRGMKEKAECVPTRLLERLEMDGDELSKLDQTLTTILDKLQN; this comes from the coding sequence ATGAAGGATCCACTTTTATTGGAAAACCAGATCTGTTTTAAAATATATACAGCGGAGAGGGAGATCACGAAGCTTTACCGGAGTTTATTGGAGGAAATCGGAGTCACGTATCCTCAATATCTGGCTTTGCTCGTGTTATGGGAAGAAGAAACGATATCGGTAAAGGAACTTGGAAGGAAGTTGTTCCTGGACTCAGGAACCTTGACTCCCATGCTGAAAAGGATGGAAGCGAACGGACTGGTGGAGCGGAAGCGTTCGTCAGAGGATGAGAGAAGTGTCATCATCAGTCTGACGAATAAAGGACGGGGGATGAAGGAGAAAGCAGAATGCGTCCCGACCCGTTTATTGGAGAGGCTTGAGATGGATGGTGACGAGCTTTCGAAGTTGGATCAGACATTGACGACGATCCTCGATAAACTGCAAAATTAA
- a CDS encoding permease, giving the protein MIGISIATKWEYEATLEYFSIKDDERFAYPYGEYFIRTMNDTELVFYSTGVRKVNGIGGNQYMISRFHLTKIIVAGTCAGIDDRFRNLDIIVPDKAVQYDCTVKEIEPFIKQSFIVDIDLSKYVNDFNTGTIGTADKAVVMWKDYLELKENEITIADTEAGAIAYICKKNDVECIIIKGISDFPSVESNSDTFESNIEQINVYIENTPKVMNKIFGEYLNRFI; this is encoded by the coding sequence ATGATAGGAATCAGTATAGCAACGAAGTGGGAATACGAAGCGACATTGGAATATTTCAGCATAAAAGATGATGAACGTTTCGCTTATCCTTATGGGGAGTATTTCATAAGAACAATGAATGATACTGAACTTGTTTTTTATAGTACCGGTGTAAGAAAGGTAAATGGTATCGGTGGTAATCAGTATATGATTTCTAGATTTCATTTAACGAAAATAATCGTTGCTGGAACCTGTGCAGGAATAGATGACAGGTTCAGGAATTTGGATATTATTGTACCCGATAAAGCCGTTCAATATGATTGCACAGTAAAAGAAATCGAGCCTTTTATTAAGCAATCCTTCATAGTCGATATCGATCTGTCCAAATACGTAAATGATTTTAATACCGGGACAATCGGCACCGCTGATAAAGCAGTCGTTATGTGGAAGGACTATTTAGAACTTAAAGAAAACGAAATAACAATAGCCGATACAGAAGCGGGTGCCATTGCGTATATCTGTAAGAAGAATGATGTTGAATGTATTATTATTAAAGGAATATCTGATTTTCCATCAGTTGAAAGTAACTCTGATACATTCGAATCAAACATTGAACAGATAAATGTTTATATAGAAAACACACCCAAAGTGATGAACAAAATATTTGGCGAATATTTAAATCGATTTATATAA
- a CDS encoding MarR family transcriptional regulator, translating into MSRDETIGLYTSHTVKNIIRFLTLHLKDFDVTPEQWTVLKRLAEQDGISQKQLAMRSEKDQPTVTRILDILERKELIYKQKNAEDRRSFLIFITEKGMKAKEELSPFIEKLYEDTILKGISEEELEVYKSVLSQINANMTKG; encoded by the coding sequence ATGTCCCGAGATGAAACCATCGGCTTATATACGAGCCACACAGTCAAAAATATCATCCGATTCCTCACCCTCCATCTGAAAGATTTCGATGTGACACCTGAGCAGTGGACCGTTCTGAAGAGACTTGCGGAACAGGATGGAATCAGTCAAAAACAGCTTGCCATGAGGTCAGAAAAGGATCAGCCGACCGTAACCAGAATATTGGATATTCTGGAAAGGAAAGAACTGATTTACAAACAGAAAAACGCAGAAGACAGACGATCTTTTCTTATTTTCATCACAGAAAAGGGAATGAAAGCGAAGGAAGAGCTTTCCCCTTTTATAGAGAAATTGTATGAAGATACGATTCTTAAAGGTATTTCAGAAGAGGAATTAGAAGTATATAAGAGCGTTCTTTCTCAAATCAACGCGAACATGACCAAAGGATAG
- a CDS encoding organic hydroperoxide resistance protein, with translation MNALYTAKATAKGGRDGKVTSSDGVLDVALGMPKALGGSGADGETNPEQLFAAGYAACFDSALNLVARQEKKKIQSNVTAEVSIGKDTDGGFKLGVVLSVAVNGVEMDEAKQLVEKAHGVCPYSKATNGNIEVELNTELF, from the coding sequence ATGAATGCATTATACACAGCAAAAGCAACGGCTAAAGGTGGCCGTGACGGTAAAGTAACAAGCAGTGACGGAGTATTGGATGTTGCCTTGGGCATGCCAAAAGCTCTTGGAGGTTCCGGGGCAGACGGGGAAACGAATCCTGAACAACTATTTGCAGCTGGATATGCGGCTTGTTTCGACAGCGCTCTTAACTTAGTGGCCCGCCAGGAGAAGAAAAAAATCCAATCCAATGTAACGGCTGAAGTGTCAATCGGGAAGGATACAGATGGCGGATTTAAATTAGGCGTTGTCCTCTCAGTTGCCGTAAATGGTGTAGAAATGGATGAAGCCAAACAACTGGTGGAAAAAGCACATGGTGTATGTCCTTATTCCAAAGCGACAAACGGAAATATCGAAGTGGAATTGAATACTGAATTATTTTAA
- a CDS encoding MFS transporter — translation MIVEHSTKQNIWTRPFFMALLNNFFLFLVFYSLLTILPLYVLDELHGTEGQAGLATTVFLLSAIIVRPFSGKIIELLGKKKTLIVSLLMFGISSFIYFWVNDFYFLMGLRFFHGIWFSIGSTVMVAIAADMIPANRKGEGLGYFAMSMNLAVVVGPFLSLALLRWIPYTTLFMGLAWIIVIGFLCSFGIQVTEEEVVEQAASRRLTLKDLIEVKAIPIALVGFLTSFAYSGIMSFISVYAKSVGLFESVSLFFVVFAAAMLLSRPYTGRLFDRSGPNAVIYPSLIIFAFGLILLSFTHSVLFLLVSGTLIGLGYGALLPSFQTMSIQAAPKRRTGHATATFFIFYDLGIAVGSFVLGLVSSQFGFSALYIICSGVVLVTVAAYKIVTKRRTMAVHQEEALEL, via the coding sequence ATGATAGTGGAGCATTCAACAAAACAAAACATCTGGACACGTCCATTTTTTATGGCGTTACTGAATAACTTTTTTCTCTTTTTGGTTTTTTACTCATTGTTGACCATCCTGCCTCTGTATGTGCTCGATGAGTTGCATGGAACAGAAGGACAGGCAGGACTTGCTACAACGGTTTTCTTACTATCGGCAATCATTGTCCGTCCCTTTTCGGGAAAAATCATTGAGCTGTTGGGAAAGAAAAAGACCCTCATCGTCAGTTTGTTGATGTTCGGGATATCCTCATTCATTTACTTTTGGGTAAATGATTTTTATTTTTTAATGGGGCTCCGTTTTTTCCATGGCATTTGGTTTAGTATCGGTTCAACGGTCATGGTGGCGATTGCGGCAGACATGATCCCGGCAAACAGGAAGGGGGAGGGACTTGGTTATTTTGCCATGTCGATGAACCTGGCAGTTGTAGTCGGACCATTTCTCTCCCTGGCCCTACTGCGATGGATTCCGTACACGACATTGTTTATGGGTCTTGCATGGATCATTGTCATTGGGTTCCTCTGTTCTTTTGGGATTCAGGTGACAGAGGAGGAAGTGGTGGAACAGGCAGCGAGCAGACGCCTGACCCTTAAGGATTTAATAGAAGTGAAGGCGATCCCGATTGCGTTGGTAGGGTTCCTGACCTCATTTGCTTATTCCGGGATCATGTCGTTTATCTCCGTTTATGCGAAGTCTGTCGGTCTATTCGAATCCGTCAGTTTATTCTTCGTCGTATTTGCCGCTGCGATGCTGCTGTCCCGGCCATATACAGGGCGACTATTTGACCGGTCGGGACCCAATGCGGTCATCTACCCGTCCCTGATCATTTTTGCCTTTGGACTGATTCTATTGAGCTTCACTCATTCCGTTCTTTTCTTATTGGTATCAGGAACGCTGATTGGACTCGGGTATGGTGCTTTGCTTCCAAGCTTCCAGACGATGTCGATACAGGCGGCTCCGAAGAGGAGAACAGGGCATGCGACGGCTACATTCTTCATTTTTTATGACCTGGGGATTGCGGTCGGGTCGTTTGTGCTGGGGCTTGTTTCCTCTCAGTTCGGATTTTCGGCTTTATATATCATCTGCAGTGGAGTGGTATTGGTCACAGTCGCGGCATATAAAATCGTGACGAAACGACGAACAATGGCCGTACATCAAGAGGAAGCATTGGAGTTATAA
- a CDS encoding MFS transporter codes for MWKNKNVWILLIGEFIAGLGLWLGIIGNLEFMQEKVPSDFLKSVLLASGLLAGLAVGPLAGKITDQANKKTVMLVSGFTRALSVVFMLIAIYTGSVLWMVVFLVSIQISAAFYFPALQAAIPMVVKEKELLQMNGVHMNVATLSRILGTALAGILLVIISLSMLYVLSLVAYLALFVMTLFLTIDENEESHVKAQGNKPKAAGFKEVFPVIKGLPIVFMTLVMTLIPLLFIGGFNLMVINISELQDSSAIKGWIYTAEGIAFMTGAFAVKKIGENVSPYKILFAFSFVIGIAQMLLYFATSPVMSVIAFTVFGFSVGCFFPTAATIFQTRIPKEFHGRFFSFRNMLDRLIFQVVLLLTGLLLDLVGLQIMTVLFGCLSLVMTGLFYSKYRQLKTTALSEQAS; via the coding sequence ATGTGGAAAAATAAGAATGTGTGGATATTATTGATCGGGGAATTCATTGCCGGGCTTGGATTATGGCTCGGAATCATCGGAAATCTGGAGTTTATGCAGGAGAAGGTGCCTTCTGACTTCCTGAAGTCTGTCCTGTTAGCTTCCGGGCTCCTGGCCGGCCTTGCTGTTGGTCCGCTAGCCGGCAAAATAACGGATCAGGCAAATAAAAAAACCGTGATGCTCGTCTCCGGATTCACACGGGCACTCAGTGTCGTTTTCATGCTCATCGCTATATATACGGGCTCGGTACTATGGATGGTCGTCTTCTTAGTCAGCATTCAAATCTCTGCCGCTTTTTATTTCCCTGCCCTTCAGGCTGCCATTCCGATGGTGGTGAAAGAGAAGGAACTGCTGCAGATGAACGGGGTGCACATGAATGTGGCGACCCTTTCAAGGATCCTCGGGACGGCATTAGCGGGAATCCTGCTGGTCATCATTTCGTTATCGATGCTATATGTTCTTTCTCTTGTAGCTTATCTTGCCCTGTTCGTCATGACCCTGTTCCTGACAATCGACGAAAACGAGGAGTCACACGTCAAAGCGCAAGGCAACAAGCCAAAAGCAGCAGGATTCAAGGAAGTGTTCCCCGTCATCAAAGGACTTCCCATCGTATTTATGACCCTCGTGATGACACTCATCCCGCTACTTTTTATCGGCGGATTCAACTTGATGGTCATCAACATCAGTGAGCTTCAGGACAGTTCCGCCATTAAAGGATGGATTTATACAGCGGAAGGAATCGCTTTTATGACGGGCGCATTTGCAGTGAAAAAAATCGGTGAAAACGTATCTCCATATAAGATTCTGTTCGCATTCAGCTTTGTCATCGGGATTGCACAAATGCTTTTATATTTTGCTACAAGCCCCGTCATGTCGGTCATTGCCTTCACGGTGTTCGGCTTCTCTGTAGGGTGCTTCTTTCCGACAGCCGCCACCATTTTTCAAACACGGATTCCGAAAGAATTTCACGGACGCTTCTTTTCGTTCCGGAATATGCTCGACCGCCTGATCTTCCAAGTTGTCCTGCTTTTAACCGGACTCCTCTTAGATCTTGTCGGGCTGCAGATCATGACGGTTTTATTCGGATGCCTCTCCCTTGTGATGACGGGACTTTTCTATTCAAAGTACAGGCAGCTTAAAACGACTGCGTTATCGGAACAAGCAAGTTAG